Genomic segment of Acidobacteriota bacterium:
GCGACCATCGCGCTGTAACTCTGCGGATCGGCTTTCAGTGCGCTGAGGTAATCCGCTTCTACCTTGGTGATGTCCTTGTCGTGCTGCGCGATGAGCGCCTGCGTCATCCAGCCATGCCCGGGATCGTCTTTCACCGCCTGGTCGGCGATGGCCTGCGCCTTCTGCTTGTCGCCGCCCATGATGCCGGGCGCGAGCAGGTAGTACTGCACCAGGCCGGAACGCGTCTGCCAGTTCCTGGGGTCGAGCGCGAGGGCGTCGTCGAGATGTCCCTTCACCTTGCGCGCCAGCACGATCTGTTCCAGGAAATTGGCCTTCTGCGCCTTGTCGCCATAGAGCTGCGCCAGCGCGCCGTGATAGTTCACGTTGTTCTTGTTCAACTCGAAGGCCCGCTCCGCCAGCTTGATGGCCTCATCGGGGGCGCCGAACGCGGTCTTGATGCGCGCCTCGAGATAGAGCGTCTCGGCATCGTTCGGGTGGGCACGGAAGCGCGGGTCCACGAGCGCGCGCGCGCGCTTCCAGTGTCCCGCTTCCATCAGCGTCGTAGGGTCCGCAAGCACCGGCTTGGTGGGATCGAAGGCATGCGCGGCGTTCAGAAGACAGAGCGCAACGGCTAGAACTCGCGTGCCTGGCCAGAGGGTTTTCATGGTCGAACGCTGATGTCCGAAGAAGCGATGTCCGAAGAAGCGATGTCCGAAGAACGGATATTCGAACAGCCGATGTCGCCAAAATGTCACGGCCAGAGTACCAGCAGACGGGACCCTCGACTATCCCTTCTTGACCACCACGCTGGCCTGCGATGCGGCCAGGCGTTCGAGCAGTTGCGGGCCGAGCTGGGAGACGCTGCCGGCGCCGAGCGTGAGCACCATGTCGCCCTCTTTCGCTTCCTGCGCCACAACTTCGACGGCGTCGGCAAAGGACGCCTGGTACACCGCTGCCTTTCCGCCGCGCTGTGCGATGTGCTGCGCCAGCGCTTCCCCGGTCACGCCCGCAATGGGCTGCTCGCTGGCAGCGTAGATATCGAGCACGTGGACGCTATCCGCATCGCCGAAGGCGGTAGCAAAGTCGTCCAGCAGCAGTTGCGTGCGCGTGTAGCGGTGGGGCTGGAAGATCACGTGGATGCGCCGGAATCCGCATTGCCGCGCCGCCGCCAGCGTGGCGCGGATCTCGGTGGGATGGTGGCCGTAGTCGTCGATCACCGTCACGCCCGCCGCTCTCCCCTTGGAATGGAAGCGCCGGTCCACGCCACGGAATTTTTCCAGCGCCTCGCGGATGGCCGCCACCGGCACTTCGAGTCCGATGCCCACCGCGATCGCTGCCGTCGCGTTCAGTACGTTGTGCGCGCCCGGGACGTGGAGATGGAAATCGCCCAGCGGCTTCCCGCCGAACGTCACGCTGAAGTTCGATACCGGCCGCTCGCCCCCGGCAATGACTGCCGCCGCCGGAGGCAGCGCAACGCAGAAGTCGGAGCCCGGGCGCGTGCCATAGGTCACCACCCGGCGGTCGACCTTGGGCAGCAGCGCGCGCAAGGCGTCGTTGTCGTTGCACGTCACCACCATGCCGTAGAACGGAACACGGTCCATGAATTCGATGAAGGTGCGCTCCACGTCGGCCATGTCGCGATAGCAATCCATGTGCTCGCGGTCCACATTGGTGACCACGCTCAGGATGGGCGAGAGCTTCAGGAACGAGCGGTCGCTCTCATCCGCCTCGGCGACGAGATACTGCGACTTGCCCAGGCGCGCGTTCGAGCCCATCGCCTCCACGCGTCCGCCCACGATCACCGTGGGGTCGAGTCCACCGGCGGCGAGCACTTGCGCGACCATCGACGTGGTGGTCGTCTTGCCGTGCATGCCGGCGATGGCGATGCCGTACTTCAGCCGCATCAGCTCGGCCAGCATCTCCGCACGCTGGATCACCGGGATCTTCCGCCGGCGCGCCTCCGCGACCTCCGGATTATCACGCGCGATCGCAGAGCTCGTCACCAGCACTTCGGGAGCCGCGCTCGCGATGTTCTCCGCGCTGTGCCCTTCGAAGATGGTTGCACCCAGCTTCACCAGCCGCTCGGTCACGGCGGAATGCTTCAAGTCGGAACCCGACACCTTATAGCCGAGGTTCACCATCACTTCGGCGATGCCGCTCATGCCGATGCCGCCGATGCCGACGAAATGGATCCTCTGGATGCGTGTGAACATTGAGTGGGCTACTTGGTGTCTGCCCAGTGTGTCGCTTAGTGTGCTGCCGCCGTTCTCGAGTTGTTGCCTTCGTTCCGTACCGCGCCCGCGAGCCGCGCCGCGATTGCAGCGATCGTTCCGGCGGCGTCCGCGTGCGCCATCGCCCGCGCCGCGGCGGACATCCTCTGGCGGGCCGCGGCGTCGTTCAACAAGCCCGCCACGGCTTCGATCAGGCGCTCGCGCGTGAGTTCAGCCTCCGGGATCAGCATGGCCGCCCCGCGCGCCGCCAGCGTCTCGGCATTGCGCAGCTGATGATCGTCGGACGCGCGTGGGAACGGGACGAAGATGGCCGGCTTCCCTGCCGCGGTGATCTCCGCCACCGTGCTCGCGCCCGCACGGCAGAGCAGCACGTCTGCTCGCGCATACGCTTGCGGCATGTCGTCGATGAACGCGCTGACCTCCGCCGACAAGGGCGCGCGCAGATACGCGGCCTGCGCCGGATTATAGTCGCGCTCTCCGGTCTGGTGGATGATGTGCAGCCCGGGCACGCGTGCCGCCAGTTCGGGCAGCGCCTCGATCACCGCGCGATTGATCGCCGCCGCCCCCTGGCTTCCGCCAAAGACCAGCAACGTAGGCCGCTCGCCCGGTGTTCGTTCCGCCGGCGGCCGTGGGGGCAATTCAAAAAAAGCATGCCGCACCGGGACACCCGTCACCACGTAACGCCGGAAGTACTCGCCCGTCTGCTCGAACTGCACCACCGCCGTGGTCACCAGCGGCGCGACCACGCGGTTCGCCAGTCCCGGAACAACGTTGGGCTCGAACGCGATGTTGGGGATGGAACTGAGCGACGCCGCCAGCATCGCCGGTCCGCTCGCGTATCCGCCTACGCCGATCACCACCTGCGGTTTGAACGCCTGCAATATCTGCCAAGAACGAACGACCGCACGCGGCAGCGCGAGCAGAGTCTTCATGCGCTGCGCCATGCTCACATTCTTCAGCCCGCCGACTTCGATGAAATGCAGCGCGAACCCGGCCTTCGGTACCAGGCGCGTCTCGATGCCACGTTCCGTCCCGATGAACGCGACCTCCGCGCCGTAGCGCGCGCGCAGCTCGTGCGCGATCGCCAGCGCGGGGATAACGTGTCCGCCGGTCCCACCGCCGGCCAGGACCGCCCTCATGAAGCAGCCTTGAAGAGCCACTTGCGAACCGCAGCCTCGGAATAGCTCTGCCGAGCTTCAGCGTCGCTCACTCCTTCGGAGAGCAATGCCCTCACGAAGGCTTCGCGAAGTACGTCGTCCCAGGTGGCGGTATCAGGGAGTGAATCAATGATCGTGCGGAACTCACTCTTGACGCTGCTTTGACTCATGGAAGAATTGTAGCTGGCCTAATCCGTCTGTTGCGTGATGTTCAGCAGCACCCCGACGCTTGCCAGTGTAACCAACAGCGCCGTGCCGCCATAGGAAATGAAAGGCAGCGGGATACCTTTCGTCGGCAGCAATCCCAGCACCACGCTGATGTTGAACAGCGCCTGCATCACCACCATCGCCGTGATGCCGGTGGCGAGGTAGCGCGCGAACACGTCTTCGGTGGCGAGCGCGGTCCGCATGCCGCGATACAAGAAGATGGCGAAGAGTGCGACCACCACCAGCGCGCCCACCAGCCCGAACTCCTCTGCCGTCACGGCGTAGATGAAGTCGGTGTGCGGCTCGGGCAGGTAGAAGAGTTTTTGTTTTCCTTCCATCAGCCCCATACCGGTCACGCCGCCGGTGCCCACGGCGATGAGCGACTGGATCATGTGAAAGCCCTTGCCCTGCGGGTCGGCATACGGATCCATGAAAGCCATGATGCGATCGTAGCGCCACTGCACGCGGAAGATCAGCATGTAGAGCACCGGCAGGCAAGCGGCGAATCCGGCGGCGAACCAGCGCATCCGCATCCCAGCAACGTAGAGCACCGCGCCCGTGATGAGCATGCAGACGATGGCCGTCCCCAGGTCGGGTTCTTTGATGATGAGCGCACAGAAGATCAGCGAAGGGATGATGGCCGGCACGAGCGTGTTGCGCCAGTCGTCCATCTGTCGCGTGCGCGATTCCAGGAAGTACGCGAGAAACAGGATGATTGCCGGCTTGGCCAGCTCCGACGGTTGCAGGCTGATGAAGCTAAAACGGATCCAGCGATGCGTGTTGTGCGCCGTATCGAGGAAGAAGACCGCGACGAGCAGGAGCGACGTCAGTCCGATGAGCGAGAAGACGAAGCCGGGATGCTTGTAGCGGCGATAGTCCACGTTCATCGCGATCAGCATGGCGATGAATCCCATCACCGCCATCGCAGACTGCCGCAACAGGAATGCGTAGGCCGACCCGTAGCGCTCGCGCGCCATCACCGCCGACGCGCTGAACACCATGATCAGCCCGATGAATACCAGCAAGAGCGTGACGATGAACAGTGTCTTGTCTACGCTCACGCGTTTTGCCACTACGCTGCGCCTCCCTGCACTTCGCGTTCTTTACGAACCACCAAGGCGTGCACGAGTTCCTTGAAGACGCGTCCGCGATGTTCGTAGCTCGTGAACTGGTCGAAGCTGGCGCACGCCGGCGCCAGCAGGATCACGTCGCCCGCCATCGCCGCTTCCGCGGCTTTGCGCACCGCCGTCTCGAGCGTCTCCGCGCGGATGACTGGACTTGTACCTGAAATCTGCTCCTCGATCTTCGCCGCCGCCGCACCGACGGTGTACACCCGCTTCACGCGCTCGCGTAACAGCGGATTCAAAACGGAATAGTCGCTGCCTTTGTCTTTTCCGCCGAGGATCAGGTGGATTCCGCCGGCGAACGACTCGAGCGCCTTGATGGTCGCGTCCACGTTCGTCGCTTTCGAGTCGTTGTAGTACTCCACGCCGTTGATATTGGCGACGAACTCGAGACGATGCTCGACCGCATGGAATTCACGGACGGCATTGGCGATCTGCGCCGGCTTGCATCCCGCCAGCATCGCCGCGCAAACGGCCGCCAGGACGTTCTCCTGGTTGTGCGCGCCCTTGAGCGTGATGGTCGACACCGGCATGATCTCGCGCTCGCCTGCGTTATCGTGGTAGAGGATGTGGCCATCCTTTATATAGGCGCCCGATTTGACCGCCTCACGCCGGCTGAATCCGCGCACCTGCGCCTTCACTCGCTGCGCCAGGGACACGCAAGTCGCATCATCCATGTTCAGGACGGCAAAATCGGAAGTTGTCTGATTCTCGAAAATGCGCGCCTTCGCGGCGACGTAGCCCTCGAACGTCCGATGCCGGTCCAGGTGATCGGGCGTCACGTTCAGCGCCACGGCGATCTTGGGATGGAAGCTCTCGATCGTCTCCAACTGGAAGCTCGATATCTCGAGCACGTTCCACGTCTCGGGAGTCGACGCGGCGACCATGTCGATGACCGGCTTGCCGATGTTCCCGCCGACCTGCGTCTTCAATCCACTTTTTGTGAAGACCTCGCCGATCAGCGAAGTGGTTGTCGTCTTGCCGTTGGAGCCGGTGAGAGCGACGATCGGTCCCTGCAGGAAGCGCGCCGCGAGTTCCACCTCGCCGATCACGGGCACACCAAGCGCGCGCGCCGCTTCGAGATGCGGCTCGTCATAGGGGACGCCGGGGCTCACGACGATCAGGTCCTGATCGCGGAAAGTGCGCTCGCCGTGCCGGCCCGCCTCGACCACGATGCCGCGGTCGAGCAGCGCTGGGATGTGCTCGCGCAGTTGGTCTTCCGTCTTGGCGTCGGAGACGGTGACGCGTGCGCCTTTATCTTTCAGGAAGAATGCCGCGGCCACGCCAGACTTTCCCAGTCCCACGACCAGCACGCGCTTCCCGTCTAGTTGCATTGTCCCCATTCTGCCACGTTCCCCGCAGACGCTAGCGCAACTTCAGCGAGGTCAGAGCAAAGAGTGCAAACACCAGCGAGGCGATCCAGAAGCGCACGATGATCTTCGACTCCGACCAGCCCAGCAGTTCGAAGTGGTGGTGCAGTGGCGCCATCTTGAAGATGCGCTTCTTGCGCAGCTTGTAGGAGCCGACTTGCAGGATCACCGAGAGTGCCTCGATCACGAAGATGCCGCCAATGAATGGCAACAGGAGCTCTTGCTTGATGATGACGGCGACCGTCCCAATGGCGCCGCCGAGTGCGAGCGAGCCCACGTCGCCCATGAAGATCTCCGCCGGATGCGCGTTATACCAGAGGAATCCGATGGCCGCGCCCACCATCGCGCCGCAGAAGATGGAAAGCTCGCCCACCTGCGGCATGCGCTGGAGTTCGAGATAGTCGGCAAACTGCGCGTGGCCACTCACGTAGGTGAGCACCGTCAGTGCGCCGGCCGCGATCACGGTGCAGCCGATGGCCAGGCCGTCGAGTCCGTCGGTAAGGTTCACCGCATTCGACGAGCCCACGATCACGATGGCCACGAAGATGATGAAGGGCAGGAAGGCCAGCGGCACCAGGTACGGATACTGCTCCAAACCGGAAAACGCGAGGTCGGGCCGGAAGTTCTTGAAGAACGGGACGATCAGGTGGGTGGAGTACTCGCCCCGCGCCTGCAGCGCCACCAGGATCACCGCGATGATGATGCTGGTGAGCACTTGCAGCGCCAGCTTGGTGCGTCCGGTGAGCCCGAGGTTGCGATGGTGGACGATCTTCAGGTAGTCGTCAGCGAATCCGATGGCGCCGAAGGCAAGCGTGGCCGCGACCGCCAGCCACACGAATTTATTGCTGAGGTCGGCCCACAGGAGCGTGGGCACGATGATGGAGATGGTGATGAGCACGCCGCCCATCGTCGGCGTGCCCGCTTTTTTCTGGTGCGCCTTCGGGCCTTCTTCGCGGATGTACTGGCCGATCTGGAACTCACGCAGTTGCCGGATGACCGCCGGCCCGATGATCAGCCCCATGAACAGCGCGGTGAGCGAAGCGAACGCGGTGCGGAAGGTGAGGAAACGGAAGATGCGGAACGGAGAAAAAAAGGGATCGAGATGAAAGATCTTTTCGTAGAGCAGCCAAAAAAGCAATCGTTCTCCGTCCTTCTCGCCGGATGTTTAACTCGTCGCCTTCCCCGCAACACTCTGCCACTTTTCGAGCGCGTGCTCCAGGCGCACGCCACGCGAGGCCTTGAGCAGCACCGCGTCCCCCTCGCGCACGGTCGCAGCCAGCCACTCGCCCGCTGCTTCGGGCGTCTCCACGTACGCGGCGGAGATCAGCCCGCCGGCGTGCGCGCCTTCCACGATCTTCTTGGCCGCGCCCCTCACACCGATGAGCATGTCGATGCGCTTCGCCGCCGCGTGCGCGCCGCAGTCATAATGCAGCGCGTCCGCCGCGGTGCCCAGTTCCAGCATCTCGCCCGCCACCACGATGCGCCGCTTCGCCGGCAGCGATGCGAGCGCATCGATCATCGCTTCCAGCGCTTTCGGATTCGAATTGTAGCAGTCGTTGATGACCGTCGCGCCCGCGATGTGCAGCACCTGGCCACGCTTTTCGCCAGGCTCGAGCGTTGCCAGCGCCTGCGCGATCTCGCTGGGTTGCAGATGATGCAGATGATGACGCAGATGGTCACTCATGGTGTCGTGCAAGGCCACCGCCGCCGCCGCCAAGGCGTTATAGATGTTGTGGCGTCCGAGCAGGGGAAGGTGCACCCGCTCGCGCATTTCGCCGGCGACAAGGTCGAACTCCGACCCTTGCGCGCCGCGCTCCACGATGTTCTGCGCGCTCACGTCTGCCGCATGCGCGATGCCGAACATCACCACCTTGCCGTGGAAGTCGCGGCCGAATTGCGAGACGTACTCGTCGTCCGCGTTCAGCACCGCGACTCCGCCGCGGGGCAGGGATTGTATGAGTTCGAACTTCGCCTGCGCGATCTCGCGCACCGACTCGAAGAAGCCGAGATGCACTGGGGCAACATTCGTCACCACTCCAACGTCCGGCTCGGCGATCTTTGCCAGCGCCGCGATCTCGCCGAGGTGGTTCATCCCCATCTCGATGACGGCGACCTCATGCTCCGGCTCGAGGCGCAGCAGCTGCAGCGGTAGCCCATAATGGTTGTTGAGGTTCCCTTCCGACTTCAGCACGCGAAACTTCGTCGCCAGAACGTGCGCAATGGCGTCCTTCGTCGTCGTCTTGCCGGCCGAGCCGGTCACGCCGACAACGCATCTTCCCCACGTCTTGCGGACGGCGAGTGCCAGGCGCTGCAACGCCGCCAGCGTGTCGGGAACCGCGAGCAGGCGGGTGGGGTCGCCTGCCTCCACCCAGTCCTTGCTCACGACGGTCGCCACCGCGCCCGCCGCGAGCGCGGCTTTTACGAAGTCGTGTCCGTCGAAGCGCTCGCCCGCGATGGCGAAGAAAAGGTCCCCAGGTTTCAGCGTCCGCGAATCGATGGAGTAGCCGGTCGCGAGCGCGTGCCGGTCGAAGGCGGCGTTCGCATCCGCATCGACAAACTCGGCGACCCTCTCCAGCGTGAGCTTCAATTCGTACCTGCCGGCTTCATTTCGCACCCGCCTGCGCGGCGCCGTACCCCAACGCTTGCAGCGCCTCGCGCGCGACCTGCGCGTCGGAGAACGGTTGCCTCCCTTCGCGCGTGATCTGGTGATCCTCGTGACCTTTGCCGGCGATGAGCACGATGTCCCCGGGCTTCGCTTCCGCGAGCGCCACCGCGATAGCCTTGCGACGGTCGGGCTCGACCGTGTGCGGCGTGCCCGTGGCTTCCAATCCCGGAAGCGCGTCATTGATGATGGCCATCGGCTCCTCGCTGCGCGGATTGTCGGAAGTCAGCACCACGAAGTCGCTTCCCTTCCCGGCGGCTTCGCCCATCAGCGGACGCTTTTTCTTGTCGCGATCGCCGCCGCAGCCAAAGAGCGTGATCACGCGTCCCCCACGCTGCGTCGCGCCCTCGCGGGAGGCGAAATCGCGGGCAACCTGCGTGAGGTTGCGCAGCGCATCGTCGGTGTGCGCATAGTCCACCACCACGGAAAACGGCTGGCCTTCATCCACGCGCTGGAAGCGGCCGGGGACGTGGCCGAGCGCGGCGATGCCCTCCACGATCTGCTTGCCGGAAAACCCGCGCGCCACCCCCGACGCGATCGCCGCCAACACGTTGTACACATTCACGCGGCCCACGAGCGGAGTCCATATGGCGAGCTTGCCCGCGGCCGTCTCCACGTCGAAACGGCTGCCTTTGCCGGTGACCTCGAGGTTCAGCGGGCGAAACTCGCCCGCCTCGATGCCATAGGTGAACACCTGCGAGCGCGACTTCACGTAGCCCGCCAGTTTTTTCCCGTACTCATGGTCGGCGTTGACCACGGCGAAGGGCGGCGGCTCGGTGCCCGAGCCTTCGAACAACACCTTCTTCGCGGCGAAGTAGTCCTCGAAATCTTTGTGGAAGTCGAGATGGTCGCGCGTGAGGTTGGTGAACACCGCGACCTCGAAGGGCACTCCGTAGACACGCTGCTGCGCCAGCGCGTGCGACGACACCTCCAGCACGCCGTCGCTCGCGCCGTTCGCCACCGCCTGCGCCAACCATCGTTCCAACTCGAGCGCCTCGGGCGTGGTGTGCGGCGCAGGAATGACTCTCCCCGCAACGTGATATTCGATGGTTCCCACGAGGATGCTTTTCCGCCCTGCCGAATTAAAGATCGATTCCACCAGGTACGCCGTCGTCGTCTTGCCGTTGGTGCCGGTGATCCCGACCAGCTTCAGCCGATTTGCCGGATGCTTGTAGAAGTTCGCGCTGATGCGCGCCAGCGCGCGCCGTCCATGTGGGACTACGGCCCACGCCACGCCCTCACGC
This window contains:
- the mraY gene encoding phospho-N-acetylmuramoyl-pentapeptide-transferase, whose product is MLFWLLYEKIFHLDPFFSPFRIFRFLTFRTAFASLTALFMGLIIGPAVIRQLREFQIGQYIREEGPKAHQKKAGTPTMGGVLITISIIVPTLLWADLSNKFVWLAVAATLAFGAIGFADDYLKIVHHRNLGLTGRTKLALQVLTSIIIAVILVALQARGEYSTHLIVPFFKNFRPDLAFSGLEQYPYLVPLAFLPFIIFVAIVIVGSSNAVNLTDGLDGLAIGCTVIAAGALTVLTYVSGHAQFADYLELQRMPQVGELSIFCGAMVGAAIGFLWYNAHPAEIFMGDVGSLALGGAIGTVAVIIKQELLLPFIGGIFVIEALSVILQVGSYKLRKKRIFKMAPLHHHFELLGWSESKIIVRFWIASLVFALFALTSLKLR
- the murG gene encoding undecaprenyldiphospho-muramoylpentapeptide beta-N-acetylglucosaminyltransferase, with translation MRAVLAGGGTGGHVIPALAIAHELRARYGAEVAFIGTERGIETRLVPKAGFALHFIEVGGLKNVSMAQRMKTLLALPRAVVRSWQILQAFKPQVVIGVGGYASGPAMLAASLSSIPNIAFEPNVVPGLANRVVAPLVTTAVVQFEQTGEYFRRYVVTGVPVRHAFFELPPRPPAERTPGERPTLLVFGGSQGAAAINRAVIEALPELAARVPGLHIIHQTGERDYNPAQAAYLRAPLSAEVSAFIDDMPQAYARADVLLCRAGASTVAEITAAGKPAIFVPFPRASDDHQLRNAETLAARGAAMLIPEAELTRERLIEAVAGLLNDAAARQRMSAAARAMAHADAAGTIAAIAARLAGAVRNEGNNSRTAAAH
- a CDS encoding UDP-N-acetylmuramoyl-L-alanyl-D-glutamate--2,6-diaminopimelate ligase; this translates as MTFDSLLDGVEVLSQAGSAYVKGLDYDSRRVQPGWLFVAMRGDTTDGNRYIDAAVKAGAVAVVTDSASEAPREGVAWAVVPHGRRALARISANFYKHPANRLKLVGITGTNGKTTTAYLVESIFNSAGRKSILVGTIEYHVAGRVIPAPHTTPEALELERWLAQAVANGASDGVLEVSSHALAQQRVYGVPFEVAVFTNLTRDHLDFHKDFEDYFAAKKVLFEGSGTEPPPFAVVNADHEYGKKLAGYVKSRSQVFTYGIEAGEFRPLNLEVTGKGSRFDVETAAGKLAIWTPLVGRVNVYNVLAAIASGVARGFSGKQIVEGIAALGHVPGRFQRVDEGQPFSVVVDYAHTDDALRNLTQVARDFASREGATQRGGRVITLFGCGGDRDKKKRPLMGEAAGKGSDFVVLTSDNPRSEEPMAIINDALPGLEATGTPHTVEPDRRKAIAVALAEAKPGDIVLIAGKGHEDHQITREGRQPFSDAQVAREALQALGYGAAQAGAK
- a CDS encoding tetratricopeptide repeat protein is translated as MTFWRHRLFEYPFFGHRFFGHRFFGHQRSTMKTLWPGTRVLAVALCLLNAAHAFDPTKPVLADPTTLMEAGHWKRARALVDPRFRAHPNDAETLYLEARIKTAFGAPDEAIKLAERAFELNKNNVNYHGALAQLYGDKAQKANFLEQIVLARKVKGHLDDALALDPRNWQTRSGLVQYYLLAPGIMGGDKQKAQAIADQAVKDDPGHGWMTQALIAQHDKDITKVEADYLSALKADPQSYSAMVALGTFYLQETVKKYDLAEKYARQAMKADPGRSSGYSLLAAQMVYTGKTGGDLDALLAQAEKANPDDWTPYYAAGRTLIVVGKDFERAERYLRKYLAQEAEGNAPKHAYAHWRLGQMYQKSGKKDQAIVEFETCLRAEPSYEPAKKDLKALK
- the murC gene encoding UDP-N-acetylmuramate--L-alanine ligase, with product MFTRIQRIHFVGIGGIGMSGIAEVMVNLGYKVSGSDLKHSAVTERLVKLGATIFEGHSAENIASAAPEVLVTSSAIARDNPEVAEARRRKIPVIQRAEMLAELMRLKYGIAIAGMHGKTTTTSMVAQVLAAGGLDPTVIVGGRVEAMGSNARLGKSQYLVAEADESDRSFLKLSPILSVVTNVDREHMDCYRDMADVERTFIEFMDRVPFYGMVVTCNDNDALRALLPKVDRRVVTYGTRPGSDFCVALPPAAAVIAGGERPVSNFSVTFGGKPLGDFHLHVPGAHNVLNATAAIAVGIGLEVPVAAIREALEKFRGVDRRFHSKGRAAGVTVIDDYGHHPTEIRATLAAARQCGFRRIHVIFQPHRYTRTQLLLDDFATAFGDADSVHVLDIYAASEQPIAGVTGEALAQHIAQRGGKAAVYQASFADAVEVVAQEAKEGDMVLTLGAGSVSQLGPQLLERLAASQASVVVKKG
- a CDS encoding UDP-N-acetylmuramoyl-tripeptide--D-alanyl-D-alanine ligase yields the protein MKLTLERVAEFVDADANAAFDRHALATGYSIDSRTLKPGDLFFAIAGERFDGHDFVKAALAAGAVATVVSKDWVEAGDPTRLLAVPDTLAALQRLALAVRKTWGRCVVGVTGSAGKTTTKDAIAHVLATKFRVLKSEGNLNNHYGLPLQLLRLEPEHEVAVIEMGMNHLGEIAALAKIAEPDVGVVTNVAPVHLGFFESVREIAQAKFELIQSLPRGGVAVLNADDEYVSQFGRDFHGKVVMFGIAHAADVSAQNIVERGAQGSEFDLVAGEMRERVHLPLLGRHNIYNALAAAAVALHDTMSDHLRHHLHHLQPSEIAQALATLEPGEKRGQVLHIAGATVINDCYNSNPKALEAMIDALASLPAKRRIVVAGEMLELGTAADALHYDCGAHAAAKRIDMLIGVRGAAKKIVEGAHAGGLISAAYVETPEAAGEWLAATVREGDAVLLKASRGVRLEHALEKWQSVAGKATS
- the ftsW gene encoding putative lipid II flippase FtsW, whose amino-acid sequence is MAKRVSVDKTLFIVTLLLVFIGLIMVFSASAVMARERYGSAYAFLLRQSAMAVMGFIAMLIAMNVDYRRYKHPGFVFSLIGLTSLLLVAVFFLDTAHNTHRWIRFSFISLQPSELAKPAIILFLAYFLESRTRQMDDWRNTLVPAIIPSLIFCALIIKEPDLGTAIVCMLITGAVLYVAGMRMRWFAAGFAACLPVLYMLIFRVQWRYDRIMAFMDPYADPQGKGFHMIQSLIAVGTGGVTGMGLMEGKQKLFYLPEPHTDFIYAVTAEEFGLVGALVVVALFAIFLYRGMRTALATEDVFARYLATGITAMVVMQALFNISVVLGLLPTKGIPLPFISYGGTALLVTLASVGVLLNITQQTD
- the murD gene encoding UDP-N-acetylmuramoyl-L-alanine--D-glutamate ligase — protein: MQLDGKRVLVVGLGKSGVAAAFFLKDKGARVTVSDAKTEDQLREHIPALLDRGIVVEAGRHGERTFRDQDLIVVSPGVPYDEPHLEAARALGVPVIGEVELAARFLQGPIVALTGSNGKTTTTSLIGEVFTKSGLKTQVGGNIGKPVIDMVAASTPETWNVLEISSFQLETIESFHPKIAVALNVTPDHLDRHRTFEGYVAAKARIFENQTTSDFAVLNMDDATCVSLAQRVKAQVRGFSRREAVKSGAYIKDGHILYHDNAGEREIMPVSTITLKGAHNQENVLAAVCAAMLAGCKPAQIANAVREFHAVEHRLEFVANINGVEYYNDSKATNVDATIKALESFAGGIHLILGGKDKGSDYSVLNPLLRERVKRVYTVGAAAAKIEEQISGTSPVIRAETLETAVRKAAEAAMAGDVILLAPACASFDQFTSYEHRGRVFKELVHALVVRKEREVQGGAA